Proteins from a single region of Streptomyces griseiscabiei:
- a CDS encoding YchJ family protein: MSSRRSSSKARSKSGTSRVSSPTPRTCPCGLPEAYEACCGRYHSGGAAPTAEALMRSRYSAFVVRDEAYLLRSWHPRTRPADVAFDTTMRWTGLEILDTRDGTPFHTTGTVTFRASFRGGSMHERSRFERVDGPWVYVDGEFLES; this comes from the coding sequence ATGTCGTCGCGTCGCAGCAGTTCCAAGGCCAGGTCGAAGAGCGGGACTTCCCGGGTCTCCTCACCGACCCCGCGCACCTGCCCCTGCGGGCTGCCCGAGGCGTACGAGGCCTGCTGCGGCCGGTACCACTCCGGCGGCGCCGCGCCGACCGCCGAGGCCCTGATGCGGTCCCGGTACAGCGCCTTCGTCGTCCGCGACGAGGCGTATCTGCTCCGCAGCTGGCACCCCCGGACCCGGCCCGCCGACGTCGCCTTCGACACGACGATGCGCTGGACCGGCCTGGAGATCCTGGACACCCGCGACGGCACCCCCTTCCACACCACCGGCACGGTCACCTTCCGCGCCTCGTTCCGGGGCGGCTCGATGCACGAGCGGAGCCGGTTCGAGCGGGTGGACGGGCCCTGGGTGTATGTGGACGGGGAGTTCCTGGAGTCGTGA